A DNA window from Oncorhynchus tshawytscha isolate Ot180627B linkage group LG13, Otsh_v2.0, whole genome shotgun sequence contains the following coding sequences:
- the lipt2 gene encoding putative lipoyltransferase 2, mitochondrial, translating to MYPSKAAVEVIQLGRISYGRALQVQQLYVRRHLDSKDKLHNALLLCEHPPVYTIGIRQALYPFEEEQRLKLLGAEFFRSNRGGLITFHGPGQLVCYPILNLGCFKKSVRWYVCELEGTVINLCRKYGIKASTSPNTGVWVGSNKICAIGIHCGRYITSHGLALNCNTDMGWFENIVPCGIVGKGVTSLSQELGRDVSIEESIPLLLETFSDQFECTLHNGEYSNNE from the exons ATGTACCCTTCAAAAGCAGCAGTTGAAGTGATCCAGTTGGGTCGTATTTCCTATGGGCGTGCATTACAGGTACAGCAACTCTATGTTAGGAGACATCTGGATTCTAAAGACAAATTGCACAATGCTCTGCTACTATGTGAACACCCGCCAGTCTACACCATAGGAATCAGACAGGCACTATACCCATTCGAAGAGGAGCAAAGACTCAAACTCCTTGGTGCTGAATTCTTTCGTAGCAACCGTGGCGGACTCATAACTTTCCATGGTCCAGGGCAGTTGGTGTGCTACCCAATACTCAACTTGGGCTGCTTCAAGAAAAGCGTGCGATGGTACGTGTGTGAGCTGGAGGGGACTGTCATCAACCTTTGCAGAAAGTATGGGATAAAAGCATCCACCTCCCCAAACACTGGGGTCTGGGTTGGATCCAACAAGATATGTGCCATAG GAATCCATTGTGGGAGATACATAACATCTCATGGCTTGGCACTGAACTGCAACACAGATATGGGCTGGTTTGAAAACATTGTGCCTTGTGGGATTGTAGGGAAAGGTGTCACATCCCTTAGTCAAGAACTGGGAAGAGATGTCTCTATTGAAGAATCCATCCCACTACTGCTGGAaactttcagtgatcagtttgAATGCACACTGCATAATGGAGAATATTCTAATAATGAATAA